The proteins below are encoded in one region of Paracoccus sp. N5:
- a CDS encoding 8-oxoguanine deaminase, which produces MARRLLIRGAEVVVTMDGARREIAGGDVLVDGGVISAVGTGLVAEGSEVVEARGCVVTPGLVNTHHHLFQTLTRAVPAAQDAALFGWLRTLYPIWGRMTPDDIRLSTRIGLAELALSGCTCSSDHLYLFPNGSRLDDSIEAAAEIGIRFTATRGAMSIGESKGGLPPDALVESEAAILKDSERVVAAFHDPNPGAMVQVGLAPCSPFSVGRELMRDAAILARDKGVRLHTHLAENDEDIAYSLENFGMLPGDYAESLGWTGDDVWHAHCVKLSDKEIDLFARTGTGVAHCPCSNARLASGIAPVRKMRDAGVPVGLGVDGSASNDCSHLGLEARQAMLVARLRDGPAAMGAREALEIATLGGARVLGRSDIGALEPGKRADLVLWDVSELPAAGQWDPVAALVFCAPIRPRAVYVEGRAVVQDHHLTGADTNHLNEQARRAIVRLAD; this is translated from the coding sequence ATGGCAAGACGCCTGCTCATTCGCGGCGCCGAGGTGGTCGTCACCATGGACGGCGCCCGGCGCGAGATCGCGGGCGGCGACGTGCTGGTGGACGGCGGGGTGATCTCCGCGGTCGGCACCGGCCTGGTGGCCGAGGGCAGCGAAGTGGTCGAGGCGCGGGGCTGCGTCGTCACGCCCGGCCTCGTCAACACGCATCACCACCTGTTCCAGACCCTGACCCGCGCGGTGCCTGCGGCGCAGGACGCGGCGCTGTTCGGCTGGCTGCGCACGCTCTATCCGATCTGGGGCCGCATGACGCCCGACGACATTCGCCTGTCCACCCGCATCGGCCTGGCCGAGCTGGCGCTGTCGGGCTGCACCTGCTCGTCGGACCACCTGTATCTGTTCCCGAACGGGTCGCGGCTGGACGACAGCATCGAGGCGGCGGCGGAGATCGGCATCCGCTTCACCGCCACCCGCGGCGCCATGTCGATCGGCGAGTCCAAGGGCGGCCTGCCGCCCGACGCGCTGGTCGAATCCGAGGCCGCGATCCTCAAGGACAGCGAGCGCGTCGTCGCCGCCTTCCACGACCCGAACCCCGGCGCCATGGTGCAGGTCGGCCTCGCGCCCTGCTCGCCCTTCTCGGTCGGTCGGGAACTGATGCGCGACGCCGCCATTCTCGCCCGCGACAAGGGCGTGCGTCTGCACACCCACCTGGCGGAAAACGACGAGGACATCGCTTATTCGCTGGAAAATTTCGGCATGCTGCCCGGCGACTATGCCGAAAGCCTGGGCTGGACCGGCGACGATGTCTGGCACGCGCATTGCGTGAAACTGTCCGACAAGGAAATCGACCTCTTCGCCCGCACCGGCACCGGGGTGGCGCATTGCCCCTGCTCGAACGCGCGGCTTGCCTCGGGCATCGCGCCGGTCCGCAAGATGCGCGATGCGGGCGTGCCGGTGGGTCTGGGCGTCGATGGCTCGGCCAGCAACGACTGCTCGCATCTGGGGCTCGAGGCGCGGCAGGCCATGCTGGTCGCGCGCCTGCGCGACGGGCCGGCGGCGATGGGCGCCCGCGAGGCGCTGGAGATCGCCACCCTAGGCGGCGCCCGCGTGCTGGGCCGCAGCGACATCGGCGCGCTGGAGCCCGGCAAGCGCGCCGACCTGGTGCTGTGGGACGTTTCCGAACTGCCGGCCGCCGGGCAATGGGACCCGGTCGCGGCGCTGGTCTTCTGCGCGCCGATCCGGCCGCGCGCGGTCTATGTCGAGGGCCGCGCCGTGGTGCAGGATCATCACCTGACCGGCGCCGACACGAATCATCTGAACGAACAGGCCCGCCGTGCCATCGTGCGGCTGGCGGATTGA
- the uraH gene encoding hydroxyisourate hydrolase, producing the protein MPGYLTTHVLDTANGTPAQGMRIELYRLDGERRLIAETVTNHDGRTDKHILPEAEFQAGEYELVFHVGAWLDGIGHQAAQPRFLDVVPLRFGMSEQDHYHVPLLISPYGYSTYRGS; encoded by the coding sequence ATGCCCGGCTATCTGACCACCCATGTGCTGGACACCGCCAATGGCACGCCCGCGCAGGGCATGCGGATCGAGCTCTACCGCCTGGACGGCGAGCGCCGGCTGATTGCCGAGACCGTCACCAACCACGACGGCCGCACCGACAAGCACATCCTGCCCGAAGCCGAGTTCCAGGCCGGCGAATACGAGCTGGTGTTCCATGTCGGCGCCTGGCTCGACGGCATCGGCCACCAGGCGGCGCAGCCGCGCTTCCTGGACGTGGTGCCGCTGCGCTTCGGCATGTCGGAACAGGACCATTACCATGTGCCGCTGCTGATCTCGCCCTACGGCTATTCGACCTATCGCGGCAGCTGA
- a CDS encoding nucleobase:cation symporter-2 family protein: MQTTPDMAPASAPPSAPAAAATRPEDEKLGLFANIAYGIQHILTMYGGIVAVPLIVGQAAGLSPADIGLLITASLFAGGVATILQTMGLPFFGCQLPLVQGVSFAGVATMITISGNGGIQAVFGAVIAASFLGLLITPIFSRITRFFPPLVAGIVITTIGLTLMPVAGRWAMGGNSKAENFGSVENILLAGVTLAIVLLLSKVGNATISRLSILLALVAGTLIAWLTGMTDFSQVGNGAVFALPDIFHFGWPTFGVAATISMFIVILVTLVETSADIFAVGEIVETKVDSRRLGDGLRADMLSSMLAPVVGSFTQSAFAQNVGLVAVTGVKSRYVVATGGLILVLLGLLPIMGRVVATIPMPVLGGAGIVLFGTVAASGIRTLAKVDYHGNMNLIIVATSIGFGTLPIMLPEFYHHFPTWVQTIFHSGISSSAIMAILLNLMFNHFTAGNSEEPSVFGAAAERVIRYTDISQLEDGDYFLDGKLFDAAGNEVPLIRPAEH; the protein is encoded by the coding sequence GTGCAGACAACCCCAGACATGGCCCCGGCTTCGGCCCCGCCTTCGGCCCCGGCCGCGGCCGCCACGCGGCCCGAGGACGAGAAGCTCGGGCTTTTCGCCAATATCGCCTACGGCATCCAGCACATCCTGACCATGTATGGCGGCATCGTCGCCGTGCCGCTGATCGTCGGCCAGGCCGCGGGCCTGTCGCCGGCCGACATCGGGCTCTTGATCACCGCATCGCTGTTCGCGGGTGGGGTGGCCACGATCCTGCAGACCATGGGCCTGCCCTTCTTCGGCTGCCAGCTGCCGCTGGTGCAGGGCGTGTCCTTTGCCGGCGTCGCCACGATGATCACCATCTCGGGCAATGGCGGCATCCAGGCGGTGTTCGGCGCCGTGATCGCGGCCTCTTTCCTGGGGCTGCTGATCACGCCCATCTTCTCGCGCATCACGCGCTTCTTTCCGCCGCTGGTCGCGGGCATCGTCATCACCACCATCGGGCTGACGCTGATGCCGGTCGCCGGTCGCTGGGCCATGGGCGGCAACAGCAAGGCCGAGAATTTCGGCAGCGTGGAAAACATCCTGCTGGCCGGGGTGACGCTGGCCATCGTGCTGCTGCTCAGCAAGGTCGGCAATGCCACCATCTCGCGCCTGTCGATCCTGCTGGCGCTGGTCGCGGGCACGCTGATCGCATGGCTGACCGGCATGACCGACTTTTCCCAGGTCGGCAATGGCGCGGTCTTCGCGCTGCCGGACATCTTCCACTTCGGCTGGCCGACCTTCGGGGTGGCGGCGACCATCTCGATGTTCATCGTGATCCTGGTCACGCTGGTCGAGACCTCGGCCGACATCTTCGCCGTGGGCGAGATCGTCGAGACCAAGGTCGATTCGCGCCGGCTGGGCGACGGGCTGCGCGCCGACATGCTGTCCTCGATGCTGGCGCCGGTCGTGGGTTCGTTCACGCAAAGCGCATTCGCCCAGAACGTCGGGCTGGTCGCGGTCACCGGGGTGAAAAGCCGCTATGTCGTCGCCACCGGCGGGCTGATCCTGGTGCTGCTGGGCCTGTTGCCGATCATGGGCCGCGTCGTCGCCACCATCCCGATGCCGGTGCTGGGCGGGGCGGGGATCGTGCTGTTCGGGACGGTCGCGGCCAGCGGCATCCGCACGCTCGCCAAGGTCGATTACCACGGCAACATGAACCTGATCATCGTCGCGACCTCGATCGGCTTCGGCACGCTGCCGATCATGCTGCCCGAGTTCTACCACCATTTCCCGACCTGGGTGCAGACGATCTTCCACTCCGGCATCAGCTCCTCGGCCATCATGGCGATCCTGCTGAACCTGATGTTCAACCACTTCACCGCCGGGAATTCGGAGGAGCCCTCGGTCTTCGGCGCCGCGGCCGAGCGGGTGATCCGTTACACCGACATCTCGCAGCTCGAGGACGGGGATTATTTCCTGGATGGCAAGCTTTTCGACGCGGCCGGCAACGAGGTGCCGCTGATCCGCCCGGCCGAGCACTAG
- a CDS encoding LysR family transcriptional regulator: MARIDAVTLRHLRALRAVTGSGSLTAAAAELGLTPPAVHGQLRALEDLMGAALVCRGEHGAFLPTDEGRAVLAAEAQIAIALDGCARRVAALQSGHVGNVSLGVISTGKYFAPRLVADLRRALPEVEVTLRIGNRDAVIQWLQSRALDLAIMGRPPRAPAVLAELIGPHPHVIIAPAGHPLAEADPATPQDLLAETFLAREAGSGTRILMTRLLDRLGEGTPWRMVEMGTNETIKQAVIAGLGIALISQHTVTEELRAGRLVAIRAVGLPIQRSWFLMRREDMALSPAGQRVHDHILAQRGGFLPRLDG, translated from the coding sequence ATGGCTCGCATCGACGCCGTGACCCTGCGCCACCTGCGGGCGCTGCGCGCCGTGACCGGCAGCGGTTCGCTGACCGCCGCGGCGGCCGAGCTTGGGCTGACGCCGCCGGCGGTGCACGGCCAGCTGCGCGCGCTCGAGGATCTGATGGGCGCCGCGCTGGTCTGCCGCGGCGAGCATGGCGCCTTCCTGCCCACGGACGAGGGCCGGGCGGTCCTGGCCGCCGAGGCGCAGATCGCCATCGCGCTTGACGGTTGCGCGCGGCGGGTGGCGGCGCTGCAAAGCGGCCATGTCGGCAATGTCTCGCTGGGGGTGATCTCGACCGGCAAGTATTTCGCGCCGCGCCTCGTCGCCGATCTGCGCCGCGCCTTGCCCGAGGTCGAGGTGACGCTGCGCATCGGCAACCGCGACGCGGTGATCCAGTGGCTGCAATCGCGGGCGCTGGACCTGGCGATCATGGGTCGGCCGCCGCGGGCGCCCGCCGTGCTGGCCGAACTGATCGGCCCGCATCCCCATGTCATCATCGCGCCCGCCGGCCATCCGCTGGCCGAGGCCGACCCGGCCACGCCGCAGGATCTGCTGGCCGAGACCTTCCTTGCGCGTGAGGCCGGTTCGGGCACCCGCATCCTGATGACCCGGTTACTGGACCGTCTCGGCGAGGGCACGCCCTGGCGCATGGTCGAGATGGGCACCAACGAGACCATCAAGCAGGCGGTGATCGCCGGGCTCGGCATCGCGCTGATCTCGCAGCATACCGTGACCGAAGAGCTGCGCGCCGGCCGGCTGGTCGCGATCCGGGCCGTGGGCCTGCCGATCCAGCGCAGCTGGTTCCTGATGCGGCGCGAGGACATGGCGCTGTCGCCGGCCGGCCAGCGCGTCCACGACCACATCCTGGCGCAGCGGGGTGGTTTCCTGCCGCGACTGGACGGCTGA